From Desulfuromonas soudanensis, the proteins below share one genomic window:
- a CDS encoding HU family DNA-binding protein, with protein sequence MTKADLVNAIAEKAGLSKADGEKALKAFTDAVTEALKAGEKVALVGFGTFSVGDRAARTGQNPQTGAKIEIPAAKNPKFKAGKALKDAVQ encoded by the coding sequence GTGACGAAGGCCGATCTTGTTAATGCGATAGCTGAAAAGGCTGGACTGAGCAAAGCCGACGGTGAGAAGGCTCTCAAGGCGTTTACCGACGCCGTGACCGAGGCTCTTAAAGCCGGTGAGAAGGTGGCTTTGGTCGGGTTCGGTACCTTCAGCGTCGGGGACCGTGCTGCCCGTACCGGTCAGAATCCCCAGACCGGAGCGAAGATCGAGATTCCTGCCGCCAAGAACCCCAAGTTCAAGGCCGGCAAGGCACTCAAGGACGCCGTCCAATAA